The Medicago truncatula cultivar Jemalong A17 chromosome 4, MtrunA17r5.0-ANR, whole genome shotgun sequence genome includes a region encoding these proteins:
- the LOC11425444 gene encoding probable receptor-like serine/threonine-protein kinase At5g57670 — protein MRYIRTGSFKRLFSFTKRGLGEPVLSPKGEENEKSLKILPYEEETCQKPTWKCFSYEELFDATNGFNSENMVGKGGYAEVYKGTLKNGEEIAVKRLTRASKDERKEKEFLTEIGTIGHVRHSNVLSLLGCCIDNGLYFVFELSTTGSVSSILHDEQLAPLDWKTRHKIVVGTARGLHYLHKGCKRRIIHRDIKASNILLTKDFEPQISDFGLAKWLPSQWTHHSIAPIEGTFGHLAPEYYLHGVVDEKTDVFAFGVFLLEVISGRKPVDVSHQSLHSWAKPILNKGDIEELVDARLEGEYDVTQLKRLAFAASLCIRASSTWRPSMTEVLEIMEEGEMDKEKWKMPEEEEEQEEEFWGFEDLEYEYDSSFSMSLIDSIESN, from the exons ATGAGGTATATAAGAACAGGCAGCTTCAAGAGGCTCTTCTCATTTACCAAACGTGGTTTAGGGGAACCAGTTCTGAGTCCCAAaggtgaagaaaatgaaaagagcTTGAAGATTCTTCCATATGAAGAAGAAACTTGTCAAAAACCAACATGGAAATGTTTCTCTTATGAAGAGTTGTTTGATGCTACCAATGGCTTCAACTCAG aaaatatGGTTGGAAAAGGTGGTTATGCTGAGGTTTACAAGGGAACATTGAAAAATGGTGAAGAAATTGCTGTGAAGAGATTAACAAGAGCTTCAAAGgatgaaagaaaagagaaagagttTTTGACAGAGATTGGAACAATTGGTCATGTTCGTCATTCCAATGTTTTATCTCTTCTAGGATGTTGTATTGACAATGGACTTTACTTTGTTTTTGAACTATCCACCACTGGTTCTGTTTCATCTATTCTTCATG ATGAACAGTTGGCTCCTTTAGATTGGAAAACAAGACATAAAATAGTTGTTGGGACAGCGCGTGGACTTCACTACTTGCACAAAGGTTGCAAGAGGAGAATAATCCATAGAGATATCAAGGCATCAAACATTTTATTGACAAAAGATTTTGAACCACAG ATATCTGATTTTGGACTAGCAAAATGGCTTCCATCACAATGGACTCATCACTCAATTGCTCCAATAGAAGGAACATTtgg ACATTTGGCACCAGAATACTACTTGCATGGAGTTGTGGATGAGAAAACAGATGTATTTGCTTTTGGTGTGTTCTTGCTAGAAGTCATTTCTGGTAGGAAACCTGTGGATGTGTCTCACCAAAGTTTACATAGCTGG GCTAAACCAATTTTGAACAAAGGTGATATAGAAGAGCTAGTAGATGCAAGGCTTGAAGGAGAATATGATGTAACACAGTTAAAGAGACTTGCCTTTGCTGCCTCTCTATGCATCCGGGCATCTTCCACTTGGCGACCCTCCATGACTGAG GTATTGGAGATAATGGAGGAGGGAGAGATGGATAAAGAGAAGTGGAAAATGccagaggaagaagaagaacaagaggAAGAGTTCTGGGGTTTTGAGGATCTGGAATATGAATATGACAGTTCCTTTTCAATGTCTTTAATTGATTCAATTGAAAGTAATTAA